Below is a window of Desulfurobacterium indicum DNA.
GGGGAGAGCTTTCGAGATTGCTTCTTTCTATTCTTGCTGAAAGTGGAAAGACTTCTGGTGTTTTAGTTTTTGATGAGATAGATGCTGGTATGTCCGGGAAGGTTCTTTCCCGGGTAGCGGAGAAGCTGGCGAAAATTTCCCGTAACGTTCAGATTATTGCTGTTTCTCATTCTCCGGCAGTTGTTGCCGTGGCAGATGCAGTTTTCAAAGTTGTTAAATCGTCTGATGGTAGTATAAGTGTAAGTCGTTTAGAAGGAGAACAGGTTGAGCAGGAAATTGCAAGAATGATTGCAGGGGAAGTGACGGAGGGCTCTATTCAGGCTGCTCGTGAGCTTATGGAGCGGAAGCGTGAATATAATAAATGAAGGTGAAATGAAAACGTTTTTCTTTCTATCAATTCTCATCATCTACCTTCTGTCAGTGATACCGGCTCAGGAACTTCCTCCTACTAATGATAAGTTAAACCATATTGCAGCTTTCTCTTATCTCTCTTTTCGGTAGTGTACGATATTTTGTGTAAGCTTGAGAAATGGGATAACCTCCTGGGGAACACCCCACAAATACCAACCCCAGGAGGCAAAAATGGAACTACAGAAGATTTTACCAGACCTAGTTAAGGAAGTGGTAAAGCAAACCTTAGAGTCAATCATGACGGCTGAAAGAGAAGTGTTTCTTAAAGAACATGGAGGAACAAAGAACGGCTTTTACGTTAGAAACTTAGATACTGTTATCGGTAAGCTTGAAAATCTGAGAATTCCAAGAGATAGAGAGGGAAAATTCAGAACAAAGTTGATAGAACCTTATAGAAGAAGAGATATCAATCTTGAAGACTTAATACTTGGGATGTTTGCCTCT
It encodes the following:
- a CDS encoding transposase, whose protein sequence is MRNGITSWGTPHKYQPQEAKMELQKILPDLVKEVVKQTLESIMTAEREVFLKEHGGTKNGFYVRNLDTVIGKLENLRIPRDREGKFRTKLIEPYRRRDINLEDLILGMFASGMSARAVAQALESVFELKYSPSTISKISQVTLEEI